A region from the Arthrobacter gengyunqii genome encodes:
- a CDS encoding phosphomannomutase/phosphoglucomutase → MTSAFDLSASFKAYDVRGVVGETITPQIVKAVGAAFVDVLDLAGQTVLVGGDMRPSSPEFIKDFAAGATMRGADVLLLDLISTDELYYACGALNAAGATFTASHNPAQYNGIKMAKAGAVPISSETGLYDIQALAEQYLNAGSIPAVDKPGQIGVRDILRDYSEYLRSLVDLTGIRPLKVVVDAGNGMAGLTTPAVLGDTLLAGLPLEIVDLYFELDGSFPNHPANPLEPANLLDLQAAVVENGADLGLAFDGDADRCFVIDEKGDPVSPSAITALVARREIARAKAAGETTPVIIHNLITSRAVPELVEADGGRAVRTRVGHSFIKALMAEEGAVFGGEHSAHYYFRDFYNADTGMLAAMHVLAALGEQTLPLSDLAREYEPYFASGEINSELSDVPAAVARVRAEFDRPGVTVDTLDGLTFTSDDGQWWFNLRASNTEPFLRLNAEAEDLPTMARVRDRVLELVRN, encoded by the coding sequence GTGACTAGTGCATTCGATCTTTCCGCGTCCTTTAAGGCCTACGACGTCCGCGGCGTCGTAGGCGAGACCATCACCCCGCAGATCGTCAAGGCCGTAGGTGCCGCATTTGTGGACGTGCTTGACCTTGCCGGTCAGACCGTGCTGGTGGGCGGCGACATGCGTCCGTCCTCCCCTGAATTCATCAAGGACTTCGCCGCCGGCGCCACCATGCGCGGAGCGGACGTCCTCCTGCTGGACCTCATCTCCACCGATGAGCTCTACTACGCCTGCGGTGCGCTGAATGCGGCCGGCGCCACCTTCACGGCAAGCCACAACCCGGCGCAGTACAACGGCATCAAGATGGCCAAGGCCGGCGCGGTTCCGATCTCCTCCGAGACGGGCCTCTACGACATCCAGGCCCTGGCCGAGCAGTACCTGAACGCCGGCAGCATTCCCGCCGTCGACAAGCCGGGCCAAATCGGTGTCCGCGACATCCTGCGTGATTACTCCGAATATCTGCGCAGCCTGGTGGACCTGACCGGCATCCGCCCCCTCAAGGTGGTCGTGGACGCAGGCAACGGCATGGCCGGCCTCACCACCCCCGCCGTCCTGGGCGACACCCTGCTGGCAGGGCTTCCGCTGGAAATCGTGGACCTCTACTTTGAGCTGGACGGATCCTTCCCGAACCATCCGGCCAACCCGCTGGAGCCGGCAAACCTCCTGGATCTGCAGGCCGCCGTCGTTGAGAACGGCGCCGACCTGGGCCTGGCCTTCGACGGTGACGCGGACCGCTGCTTTGTGATCGATGAAAAGGGCGATCCGGTCAGCCCCTCGGCCATTACCGCCCTCGTGGCGCGCCGCGAAATCGCGCGTGCCAAGGCTGCCGGAGAAACGACGCCGGTCATCATCCACAACCTCATCACCTCCCGCGCGGTTCCCGAGCTGGTGGAGGCCGACGGCGGCCGCGCCGTCCGCACACGGGTGGGCCACTCCTTCATCAAGGCGCTGATGGCCGAGGAAGGCGCCGTCTTCGGCGGCGAGCACTCCGCCCACTACTACTTCCGCGATTTCTACAACGCGGACACCGGCATGCTCGCCGCCATGCACGTGCTTGCTGCGCTGGGTGAGCAGACACTCCCGCTGTCAGACCTGGCCCGTGAATACGAACCGTATTTCGCTTCCGGTGAGATCAATTCCGAGCTTTCCGACGTGCCGGCGGCTGTGGCCCGCGTCCGGGCGGAATTTGACCGTCCCGGCGTCACCGTGGATACCCTCGATGGATTGACTTTCACCTCGGATGACGGACAGTGGTGGTTTAACCTCCGCGCGTCGAACACAGAACCCTTCCTCCGGCTGAACGCCGAAGCAGAAGATCTCCCCACCATGGCGCGGGTCCGAGACCGTGTACTTGAACTAGTTAGGAACTAA
- a CDS encoding RecQ family ATP-dependent DNA helicase, which yields MEIRQDKQPVHETAPDTDGGIAGSPEANAGLRAEAVRLLRALVGNDTAEFHDGQYEAIEALVSGGRRALVVQRTGWGKSAVYFVASLLLRARGAGPTLIVSPLLALMRDQVAAAARAGVRAVAINSANQLEWQDISAKLQADEVDVLLVSPERLNNPGFRETHLPELIRRSGLLVIDEAHCISDWGHDFRPDYRRIRSLIEQLPASVPVLATTATANFRVVKDIEEQLASGGEDVFTIRGALARQSLRLGVLRLPTAKARLGWLLTHIDELPGSGIIYALTVSAAEDTARLLQKAGHPVLAYTGRTDPADREQAEAALKNNEVKALVATSALGMGFDKPDLGFVVHLGAPSSPVAYYQQVGRAGRGTPSADVLLLPGTEDKDIWEYFATSSMPAEGPASAVLAELASGAVMSTGALETRVNLKRSPLELLLKVLAVDGAVERVSGGWRGTGEPWSYDRERYERISAARIREQQAMLDYETTTGCRMEFLSVQLDDPAAAPCGRCDNCAGRWFSGEVAAEATDSADQALSRVGVDVDPRGMYPSGMDRLGVPVKGKIKPDLALSTGRALARLTDLGWGGRLREIFAPDAADTTVDDALLKGCVQVLAQWGWEERPVAVVSIPSRSRPQLVGSLAHGISTLGRIPYLGALQLPHGGPTGGSGGNSAFRLASVWDQFAVPEEGAAWFAANPGPVLLVDDFADSRWTLTEAGRVLRQAGAASVLPFVLALKA from the coding sequence ATGGAAATTCGGCAAGACAAGCAACCTGTTCATGAGACTGCGCCTGATACTGACGGCGGGATTGCAGGCTCTCCGGAGGCCAATGCCGGTCTGCGGGCTGAAGCCGTGAGGTTGCTCCGCGCCCTGGTGGGAAATGACACAGCAGAGTTTCACGATGGACAGTATGAAGCCATCGAGGCGCTGGTCTCCGGCGGACGCCGTGCCCTGGTGGTCCAGCGCACCGGGTGGGGGAAGTCCGCCGTCTACTTTGTCGCGAGCCTGCTGCTGCGCGCCCGCGGTGCCGGTCCCACGCTGATCGTCTCGCCCCTGCTGGCTTTGATGCGGGACCAGGTGGCTGCAGCCGCCCGTGCGGGGGTGCGCGCCGTCGCCATCAACTCCGCCAATCAGCTGGAGTGGCAGGACATTTCAGCCAAGCTCCAAGCCGATGAGGTGGACGTGCTCCTCGTTTCGCCGGAGCGCCTGAACAACCCGGGGTTCCGGGAAACCCATCTGCCGGAACTGATTCGCCGCTCCGGGCTGCTGGTGATCGATGAAGCGCATTGCATCTCCGACTGGGGCCACGACTTCCGTCCGGATTACCGGCGCATCCGCAGCCTGATCGAGCAGCTGCCCGCCTCCGTTCCGGTGCTGGCCACCACCGCCACCGCCAACTTTCGGGTGGTGAAGGACATCGAGGAACAGCTGGCCTCCGGCGGCGAAGACGTGTTCACCATCCGCGGTGCGCTGGCCCGGCAGTCCCTCCGTCTGGGGGTGCTGCGGCTGCCCACCGCCAAGGCTCGGCTGGGCTGGCTCCTGACACACATCGACGAGCTGCCCGGCTCCGGCATCATCTATGCGCTCACGGTCTCCGCGGCGGAGGACACCGCCCGGCTGCTGCAGAAGGCCGGGCATCCCGTCCTGGCCTACACCGGGCGTACGGATCCGGCGGACCGGGAGCAGGCTGAAGCGGCGCTGAAGAACAACGAGGTCAAGGCTCTGGTGGCCACGAGTGCCCTGGGCATGGGCTTCGACAAGCCCGATCTGGGGTTTGTGGTCCACCTCGGTGCCCCGTCCTCCCCGGTGGCCTATTACCAGCAGGTGGGCCGTGCCGGCCGAGGCACCCCGAGCGCCGACGTGCTGCTGCTTCCGGGTACCGAGGACAAGGACATCTGGGAGTATTTCGCCACCTCGTCCATGCCCGCAGAGGGTCCGGCCAGTGCCGTGCTGGCCGAGCTGGCATCCGGGGCCGTAATGTCCACGGGAGCCCTGGAAACGCGGGTCAACCTGAAGCGCTCGCCGCTGGAACTGCTGCTGAAGGTTCTGGCAGTGGACGGTGCGGTGGAACGTGTCTCCGGCGGCTGGCGCGGCACCGGGGAACCCTGGAGCTATGACCGGGAGCGGTACGAGCGGATATCCGCGGCCCGGATCCGGGAGCAGCAGGCCATGCTGGATTACGAAACCACCACCGGCTGCCGCATGGAGTTCCTGTCCGTCCAGCTCGATGATCCCGCAGCCGCTCCGTGCGGACGGTGCGACAACTGCGCCGGACGCTGGTTCTCCGGTGAGGTGGCGGCCGAAGCCACTGACAGCGCCGACCAGGCCCTCAGCCGGGTCGGCGTGGACGTGGATCCGCGCGGCATGTACCCCTCCGGCATGGATCGGCTGGGGGTTCCGGTGAAGGGAAAGATCAAGCCCGATCTGGCGTTGTCCACCGGCCGGGCGCTGGCACGCCTGACGGATCTTGGCTGGGGCGGACGCCTGCGGGAGATTTTCGCTCCTGATGCCGCGGACACAACCGTGGATGACGCGTTGTTGAAAGGCTGCGTGCAGGTGCTGGCCCAGTGGGGATGGGAGGAACGTCCGGTGGCCGTGGTCAGCATTCCTTCCCGTTCCCGGCCGCAGCTGGTCGGATCCCTGGCACACGGCATTTCAACCCTGGGGAGGATTCCGTACCTGGGTGCCCTGCAACTGCCGCACGGCGGTCCCACCGGAGGCTCCGGCGGAAACAGTGCTTTCCGTCTGGCATCCGTATGGGATCAATTTGCGGTTCCCGAAGAAGGAGCTGCCTGGTTCGCGGCCAACCCCGGCCCGGTCCTGCTGGTGGACGACTTCGCGGACAGCCGCTGGACCCTGACCGAAGCCGGCCGGGTGCTCAGGCAGGCCGGCGCGGCTTCCGTGCTGCCTTTTGTCCTGGCGTTGAAGGCATAG